A part of Fervidobacterium thailandense genomic DNA contains:
- a CDS encoding GH1 family beta-glucosidase → MKRSDFPKGFLFGTATAAYQIEGAVAEDGRGPSIWDAFSHTPGKTFNGDTGDVACDHYHRYKEDVQIMREIGFNAYRFSISWPRVMPDGKKINQKGVDFYNRLVDELLENDITPFITLYHWDLPLALDEKGGWLNPDIAMYFRAYATFMFTELGDRVKHWITLNEPWCSAFLGYFTGEHAPGHKNLQEALIAAHNLLRAHGHAVQAFREEVKDGKVGLTNVVMKVEPGDARPESFLTAGLVDKLVNAWFHDPVVFGRYPEEAVKVYRERGLRVLEDDFEIISTPIDFFGVNYYTRTLVVYDPTNPLGFSYVPGDLPKTEMGWEIYPQGLFDMLVYLKERYRLPLYITENGMAGPDKLINGKVEDDYRIEYIEKHLEKVLEAINAGVDVRGYFIWSLMDNFEWAHGYSKRFGIVYVDYSTQKRIWKKSAHWLKEFLKS, encoded by the coding sequence ATCAAAAGGAGTGATTTTCCAAAAGGATTTTTGTTTGGCACCGCTACTGCCGCTTACCAGATCGAGGGTGCTGTAGCCGAGGACGGTAGAGGTCCTTCCATCTGGGATGCATTCTCCCACACTCCTGGGAAAACTTTCAACGGCGATACGGGGGACGTAGCGTGCGATCATTATCACAGGTACAAAGAAGACGTACAAATCATGAGAGAAATAGGCTTTAACGCTTACCGATTCTCCATATCGTGGCCTCGTGTGATGCCGGATGGTAAGAAGATCAACCAGAAAGGTGTTGACTTCTACAATAGGCTTGTCGACGAGCTACTTGAAAACGATATAACGCCTTTCATCACCCTTTACCATTGGGACCTTCCGTTGGCACTCGATGAGAAGGGTGGATGGCTCAACCCTGATATTGCAATGTATTTCAGAGCTTACGCAACGTTCATGTTTACCGAACTGGGAGACCGCGTGAAACACTGGATCACGCTGAACGAGCCTTGGTGTTCCGCTTTTCTTGGCTATTTTACCGGTGAGCACGCACCTGGTCACAAGAATCTCCAGGAGGCTCTTATCGCGGCACACAACCTGTTGAGGGCTCACGGACACGCCGTTCAAGCCTTCAGGGAAGAGGTAAAAGACGGGAAGGTCGGCTTGACGAACGTTGTGATGAAAGTTGAACCTGGAGATGCGCGTCCGGAAAGTTTCCTCACCGCTGGACTTGTTGACAAACTCGTCAACGCTTGGTTCCACGATCCGGTTGTATTCGGTCGTTATCCGGAAGAGGCGGTAAAAGTTTACCGCGAACGAGGGCTGAGGGTCCTAGAAGATGACTTTGAGATAATTTCAACTCCCATCGACTTCTTCGGTGTCAACTATTACACGAGAACACTTGTAGTTTACGATCCGACTAATCCTCTGGGATTCTCCTACGTTCCGGGTGACTTGCCCAAGACCGAAATGGGCTGGGAGATATACCCGCAAGGACTCTTCGATATGCTCGTCTACTTGAAAGAGAGATACCGACTACCTTTGTACATCACGGAAAACGGTATGGCCGGGCCTGATAAACTCATCAACGGAAAAGTTGAGGACGACTATAGGATAGAGTACATAGAGAAACACCTTGAAAAAGTGCTCGAGGCAATCAACGCCGGTGTGGATGTGCGTGGTTACTTCATCTGGTCTCTAATGGACAATTTTGAGTGGGCGCATGGTTATTCGAAGAGGTTTGGGATTGTGTACGTTGACTACTCGACTCAAAAACGTATATGGAAAAAGAGTGCCCACTGGCTAAAGGAATTCCTGAAGAGCTGA
- a CDS encoding Gx transporter family protein → MVRITKLSLMVAISSVLYVLEGFVPFPVPGGKWGLSNFLVLQLAYFGSLKGAVLLAFTKSIVGALISGSIFTPGFFMGFFGALVAAVVQRLVTLTGFFGILGVSLVGMASNNVVQFLVGSVLIRSPAIFSLLPVVMLLGSLSAIVNAYLAQRTVGFFREGE, encoded by the coding sequence GTGGTGAGGATCACGAAACTCTCGCTGATGGTTGCCATAAGTTCTGTGCTATACGTGCTCGAAGGGTTCGTCCCGTTTCCCGTTCCTGGAGGTAAGTGGGGACTTTCGAATTTCTTGGTTCTGCAGCTTGCGTATTTCGGTAGCTTAAAAGGAGCCGTACTACTGGCTTTCACAAAATCGATAGTTGGTGCACTCATTTCTGGTTCGATCTTCACACCTGGATTCTTCATGGGGTTCTTCGGTGCTTTAGTAGCTGCCGTGGTACAAAGACTGGTCACTCTAACCGGTTTTTTTGGTATACTTGGAGTGAGCTTGGTGGGTATGGCCTCGAACAACGTTGTCCAATTTTTGGTGGGAAGCGTGCTAATAAGATCACCAGCGATTTTCTCGCTGCTACCGGTCGTTATGTTACTTGGTTCCTTGTCGGCGATCGTGAACGCTTACCTTGCGCAGCGAACGGTAGGCTTTTTTAGAGAGGGGGAATAG
- a CDS encoding NusG domain II-containing protein, whose amino-acid sequence MAFLILFTLLLVFKQLRQQTHIGLESSGVTVEVRIAGKVVEKITQEGTYTILNEAGQRITTLHFDGKFAWVDGSTCPDKICEKMGKVSEGGSIICVPNRMVIEIKPRKGSVKHDVQTW is encoded by the coding sequence TTGGCTTTTTTGATCTTGTTCACCTTGCTCCTTGTGTTCAAGCAACTGAGACAACAAACGCACATCGGCTTGGAGAGTTCCGGTGTTACAGTTGAAGTGAGAATTGCCGGAAAGGTTGTCGAAAAAATCACACAGGAGGGCACGTACACGATTCTCAACGAGGCTGGCCAGCGGATAACAACGTTGCACTTTGACGGAAAATTTGCGTGGGTCGATGGTAGCACTTGTCCTGATAAGATTTGCGAGAAGATGGGCAAAGTTTCGGAAGGAGGAAGCATAATTTGCGTTCCCAACAGGATGGTTATAGAGATAAAACCGCGCAAGGGTTCAGTAAAACACGACGTACAAACGTGGTGA